A region from the Diadema setosum chromosome 17, eeDiaSeto1, whole genome shotgun sequence genome encodes:
- the LOC140241266 gene encoding small ribosomal subunit protein uS7, translated as MSEDWGAEADAAPVVQPAVVAEMPEVMLFGRWSCDEVQVSDISLTDYIPVKEKYAKYLPHSSGRYQVKRFRKAQCPIVERITNSMMMHGRNNGKKLLTMRIIKHAFEIIHLLTGENPLQVLVNAIINSGPREDSTRIGRAGTVRRQAVDVSPLRRVNQAIWLLCTGAREAAFRNIKTIAECLADELINAAKGSSNSYAIKKKDELERVAKSNR; from the exons ATGTCTGAAGATTGGGGAGCAGAGGCTGATGCTGCGCCTGTGGTGCAACCAGCGGTGGTTGCCGAGATGCCCGAGGTCATGCTCTTTGGCCGATGGAGCTGTGACGAGGTCCAAGTCAGTGACATCAGCTTGACT gaCTACATCCCTGTCAAGGAGAAGTACGCCAAGTACCTCCCCCACAGCTCCGGCCGCTACCAGGTCAAGCGCTTCCGCAAGGCCCAGTGCCCCATCGTCGAGCGCATCACCAACTCCATGATGATGCACGGCAGGAACAACGGCAAGAAGCTGCTGACGATGAGGATCATCAAGCATGCCTTCGAGATCATCCACCTCCTGACAGGAGag AACCCTCTCCAAGTCCTGGTCAACGCCATCATCAACAGCGGACCCCGAGAGGACTCCACCCGTATCGGTAGGGCCGGTACCGTCCGCCGACAGGCTGTGGATGTGTCACCCCTTCGCAGGGTGAACCAG GCCATCTGGCTGCTCTGCACCGGTGCCCGCGAGGCCGCCTTCAGGAACATCAAGACCATCGCAGAGTGCCTGGCTGACGAACTCATCAACGCCGCCAAG GGCTCATCCAACTCGTACGCCATCAAGAAGAAGGATGAACTGGAACGTGTCGCGAAGTCCAACCGTTAA